A genome region from Bernardetia sp. includes the following:
- a CDS encoding TonB-dependent receptor produces the protein MKKAFLFLLLCIPFASLAQTDSTLYQLSIDELLEPEENLLTGKVSSASKIEQRVLDAPSIVKVITKERINKYGWVSLNDVLYRQAGFTPSQDYDRRTVSSRGVFEGWNNNHLLMLIDGVPYNDNLYGTAYTSEVTPLVFSKSIELIRGPVSALYGANAMNGAIGLNTISPSDFRQNGMAQIRLGSNNTQIYDAVVGGEGDLVSAVIAFNSFSTSGNEYLSYDDSERTDDSGNFLMQKINDTRNSYYLFGKLEGRGKLAGFELQYHQHAWESETGHGWLFFIPDQPEAIKENRKMLSLRYTSGHLNKKLVQEYVIRYQNHGLDWNMRYYPNGALDNFYPLGVSEYLNTSAEDVFGRMQYKYSLGNESVLLAGIEGNLFYYDGDNAHTSNIDLNSDFAPFPDNDPRPMNAWLEFVESKPLLNLALFAQYTSPRLLNNILQATITLRYDNQFFNYTDVYSAERNEENKSFEQFSPRIGLVFNVMPTFTIKALAGRAFRTPTPTEMFGANTYSLASNINELSAESITTFELVGEWQTSKKTIMRLNTFYTNFEDIIAYSVANANLSTNLYSLANFGVEYEIESSLSSEFQITGNYSFVQRLSETIRDTTITESPENLTWYPAHSLNLGMIYEKNKCMGSLMVHAQSEVNRRSSDINDRTKDFRSENVSAWATIDTKFAYRFTPYLELGLLVRNLTNQENFLIKNNAYRFDYRMNQRNFLINLKYDF, from the coding sequence GCTGGGTTAGTTTGAATGATGTTTTGTACAGACAGGCAGGTTTTACACCTTCACAAGATTATGACAGACGGACGGTCAGTTCAAGGGGAGTTTTTGAAGGTTGGAATAATAATCATTTGTTGATGCTCATAGATGGAGTTCCTTATAATGATAATTTGTATGGCACAGCTTATACTTCAGAAGTTACGCCACTGGTTTTTTCAAAGTCAATAGAGCTTATACGAGGACCTGTTTCGGCACTTTATGGAGCAAATGCAATGAATGGAGCTATTGGGCTAAATACAATTTCGCCTTCTGATTTTCGTCAAAATGGAATGGCACAAATTCGTTTGGGGAGTAATAATACACAAATTTATGATGCCGTAGTAGGTGGTGAAGGAGATTTAGTATCTGCTGTTATAGCTTTTAATTCTTTTTCTACTAGTGGAAATGAATATCTTTCTTATGATGATTCAGAAAGAACAGACGACTCGGGAAATTTTTTAATGCAAAAAATCAATGATACACGTAATAGCTATTATCTTTTTGGAAAACTAGAAGGAAGAGGAAAACTCGCAGGTTTTGAATTACAGTATCATCAACATGCTTGGGAATCAGAAACAGGTCATGGATGGTTATTTTTTATTCCAGACCAACCTGAAGCCATAAAAGAAAATCGTAAAATGCTCTCGTTGCGTTACACTAGTGGGCATCTGAATAAAAAATTGGTACAGGAGTATGTCATTCGTTATCAAAATCACGGATTAGATTGGAATATGCGTTATTATCCTAATGGTGCGTTAGATAATTTTTACCCTTTAGGAGTTTCTGAATATCTCAATACAAGTGCAGAAGATGTTTTTGGACGAATGCAGTACAAATATTCATTAGGAAATGAGTCGGTTTTGTTGGCTGGAATAGAAGGAAATTTGTTTTACTATGATGGAGATAATGCTCATACTTCAAATATTGATTTGAACTCTGATTTTGCTCCTTTTCCAGATAATGATCCTCGCCCAATGAATGCGTGGCTAGAGTTTGTAGAATCTAAACCTTTATTAAATCTAGCTTTGTTTGCTCAATATACTTCACCTAGACTTTTGAATAATATTTTACAAGCCACCATTACGCTGCGTTACGACAATCAATTTTTTAATTATACAGATGTGTATTCAGCAGAAAGAAATGAAGAAAATAAATCTTTTGAACAGTTTAGTCCAAGAATAGGATTGGTTTTTAATGTAATGCCTACCTTTACAATAAAAGCACTTGCAGGAAGAGCTTTCCGAACACCTACACCTACCGAAATGTTTGGAGCAAATACCTATTCTTTAGCCTCAAATATCAACGAGCTTTCAGCCGAATCTATCACAACATTTGAGCTAGTGGGAGAGTGGCAAACTTCTAAAAAAACGATTATGCGCCTCAATACTTTTTATACAAATTTTGAAGATATTATTGCTTATAGTGTTGCCAATGCCAATTTGAGTACGAATTTGTATAGCTTGGCTAACTTTGGTGTAGAGTATGAAATTGAATCTTCTCTTTCTTCTGAATTTCAGATTACAGGAAATTATTCTTTTGTGCAACGTCTTAGCGAGACTATTAGAGATACAACCATTACAGAAAGTCCAGAGAATCTTACTTGGTATCCTGCACACAGTCTGAATTTAGGAATGATATATGAAAAAAATAAATGTATGGGTTCGCTGATGGTACATGCTCAAAGCGAAGTAAATCGTAGGAGTTCGGATATAAATGACAGGACAAAAGACTTTCGTTCGGAAAATGTATCTGCTTGGGCAACCATTGATACAAAGTTTGCTTATCGTTTTACGCCTTATTTGGAACTAGGGCTTTTAGTCAGAAACCTAACCAACCAAGAAAACTTTCTCATAAAAAACAATGCGTATCGTTTTGATTATAGAATGAATCAGCGTAATTTTCTAATCAATTTGAAATATGATTTCTAA